In a single window of the Campylobacter iguaniorum genome:
- the hisF gene encoding imidazole glycerol phosphate synthase subunit HisF, whose translation MRTRIIAKLDVKPPYVVKPVYFDGLRKIGLSSMLAKKYYEQGADEIVYIDIVASLYQREIILSDIKQTANEILVPFAIGGGVTSIDDISSIFRSGGDKVIINTYAIQNNPQIINQASEIFGNQSIIINIEAKKWDNWYECYSDGGKIQTGKNVISWVKEVEQRGAGEIILQSVDNDGIQKGFNKELAKMVVDAVNIPVIVASGAGSLEDIYNLITYANPSGVAISSVLHYNKYTINDIKDYLSKHGIEVFR comes from the coding sequence ATGCGAACAAGAATAATTGCGAAGCTTGACGTAAAACCACCATACGTTGTAAAGCCAGTATATTTTGATGGGTTAAGAAAAATTGGTTTATCATCAATGTTAGCCAAGAAGTACTATGAGCAAGGTGCAGATGAGATAGTGTATATAGATATAGTTGCATCTTTATATCAAAGAGAGATTATTTTATCCGATATAAAGCAAACTGCAAATGAGATTTTAGTTCCTTTTGCAATAGGGGGGGGGGTTACATCTATAGATGATATTTCATCTATATTTAGATCTGGTGGCGATAAGGTCATTATAAATACATATGCTATACAAAATAATCCGCAAATAATAAATCAAGCTTCAGAAATTTTTGGCAATCAATCGATAATTATAAATATCGAAGCAAAAAAATGGGATAATTGGTATGAATGCTACAGCGATGGTGGAAAAATTCAAACAGGAAAAAATGTAATATCATGGGTTAAAGAAGTTGAACAAAGAGGTGCTGGAGAAATAATACTTCAATCTGTAGATAACGATGGCATACAAAAGGGCTTTAATAAAGAACTTGCAAAAATGGTAGTTGATGCTGTAAATATACCAGTGATAGTTGCAAGTGGTGCTGGTAGTTTAGAAGATATCTATAACTTAATTACTTATGCCAATCCTAGTGGAGTAGCGATTTCTAGCGTCTTGCACTATAATAAATATACTATCAACGATATCAAGGATTATTTGTCTAAACATGGTATAGAGGTATTTAGATGA
- the neuC gene encoding UDP-N-acetylglucosamine 2-epimerase — MVVTGTRAEYGLLYWLIKGIEKSDDLELQLIVTGAHLEECFGYTYKEIEKDFPNFDKIPLDLKNDDESSICHSMGLATQRFGDKLKTLKPDILVVLGDRYEMLSTAIAGMIYGIPIAHIHGGEKTEGAFDEAIRHSITKMSHLHFVATDEYARRVIQLGEEPSRVYNVGGMGIENIKRLNLLSKDEFEKSINFKLNQKNILVTFHPVTLEKESAKEQFSELLNALDELNDTNIIFTKANADTGGKIINEMIDEYVAKNSNKSISFASLGQLRYLSALKYVDMVVGNSSSGLSEAPSFKIATINIGDRQKGRIKASSVIDCEPYKLSIQNAIKQAYTKEFRQILKNTTNPYGNGNASKKIIEVLKKVNLDNILKKKFWDIGE; from the coding sequence ATGGTAGTCACTGGGACTAGAGCAGAGTATGGACTGCTTTATTGGCTTATAAAGGGTATTGAAAAAAGTGATGATTTAGAGTTACAACTCATCGTAACTGGAGCGCATTTAGAAGAGTGTTTTGGCTACACTTATAAAGAAATAGAGAAAGATTTCCCAAATTTTGATAAAATTCCACTTGATCTAAAAAACGATGATGAAAGCAGTATTTGTCATTCTATGGGTTTGGCTACTCAGCGATTTGGGGATAAGCTTAAAACTCTAAAACCAGATATTTTAGTGGTTTTAGGTGACAGGTATGAAATGTTATCTACTGCTATAGCAGGAATGATTTATGGAATACCTATCGCGCACATTCACGGTGGAGAAAAGACTGAAGGTGCATTTGATGAAGCCATTCGCCACTCCATAACCAAAATGAGCCATCTACATTTTGTGGCTACAGATGAGTATGCAAGGCGTGTTATCCAGCTAGGAGAAGAGCCAAGTAGGGTATATAATGTAGGTGGAATGGGTATAGAAAATATAAAAAGACTAAATTTACTCTCAAAAGATGAGTTTGAAAAATCTATAAATTTCAAACTAAATCAAAAAAATATACTAGTTACATTTCATCCAGTTACATTAGAAAAAGAATCGGCAAAAGAGCAATTTAGCGAGCTTTTAAACGCACTTGATGAGCTAAATGATACAAATATAATTTTCACAAAAGCCAACGCTGACACTGGTGGAAAAATCATAAATGAAATGATAGATGAATACGTAGCTAAAAACTCAAACAAATCAATATCTTTTGCCTCATTAGGGCAGCTTAGATATTTAAGTGCGTTAAAATACGTGGATATGGTAGTAGGAAATAGCTCAAGTGGATTAAGTGAAGCTCCAAGTTTTAAAATAGCTACTATAAATATAGGAGATCGCCAAAAAGGTCGCATAAAAGCAAGTAGTGTAATAGACTGCGAGCCTTATAAGCTAAGCATACAAAATGCAATAAAACAAGCCTACACAAAAGAATTCAGACAAATACTAAAAAACACAACCAATCCTTATGGCAATGGAAATGCTAGTAAAAAGATTATAGAAGTATTAAAAAAGGTAAATTTGGATAATATTCTAAAAAAGAAATTTTGGGATATAGGAGAATAG
- a CDS encoding GNAT family N-acetyltransferase, which translates to MKIEYLILKSKEEKNYYKYDIQRNFSDVYHKELKDDQWEHQFINSPYNDTALFLAKDIDNNLIVGTSLMILQKYATKEKEGNFYLFTTSMVIKEYRNRGIYVQLLKLQKEYAQKNNVDFILAFPNKLAYPCLKLFGGFKDIKKIKLIRTNLENVNLNSFESSLVIDKEMLKWRFEHKNYLFCVRDNKIIIFKKFENAYDILAVLDYINFDHNLMQANICDLSVVNILEFNAKNDNNIEVIDTINATYLPIQSDFDYSKIYINLLMSDVF; encoded by the coding sequence ATGAAAATAGAGTATCTAATACTAAAGAGCAAAGAAGAAAAAAATTATTACAAATATGATATTCAAAGAAATTTTTCTGATGTTTATCACAAAGAGTTAAAAGATGATCAATGGGAACATCAATTTATAAATTCACCATATAATGATACGGCTTTATTTTTGGCAAAAGATATTGATAATAATTTAATAGTCGGAACTTCTCTTATGATTTTGCAAAAATATGCTACAAAAGAAAAAGAGGGTAATTTTTATCTTTTTACTACTTCTATGGTAATAAAAGAGTATAGGAATAGAGGAATTTATGTACAATTGTTAAAACTACAAAAAGAATATGCGCAAAAAAATAATGTAGATTTTATTTTGGCGTTTCCCAATAAATTAGCCTATCCATGTTTAAAGTTATTTGGTGGATTTAAGGATATAAAAAAGATAAAATTAATAAGGACAAATTTAGAAAATGTAAATTTAAATAGCTTTGAAAGCAGCTTGGTGATTGATAAAGAGATGCTTAAGTGGAGATTTGAACATAAAAATTATCTATTTTGTGTAAGAGATAATAAGATAATAATTTTCAAAAAATTTGAAAATGCATATGATATTTTGGCGGTATTGGATTATATAAATTTTGACCATAATCTAATGCAAGCAAATATTTGTGACCTATCAGTTGTAAATATTTTAGAGTTTAATGCAAAAAATGATAATAATATAGAAGTAATAGATACGATTAATGCAACCTATTTGCCTATACAAAGTGATTTTGATTATTCCAAAATTTACATAAATTTACTTATGTCGGATGTATTTTGA
- the hisH gene encoding imidazole glycerol phosphate synthase subunit HisH has protein sequence MSNIIGIVDYGIAGNLYSIQKAIEQAGGLVKIISNEQDFYIVDKIVLPGVGSFKDAMIRFSKDNFLEILKTSIAIKPTLGICLGMQLLCKFGFEHGKTDGLGMISGEVQPLLIDEKLPHMGFNKICVIKPNKLLKGIENEEFYFMHSYEVINLDNVIATTKYADRSFVSAILKDNIYGVQFHPEKSKEPGIQLFRNFISLGE, from the coding sequence ATGAGTAATATAATAGGAATTGTAGATTATGGAATAGCTGGAAATTTATATAGTATTCAAAAAGCCATAGAACAAGCTGGAGGCCTTGTAAAAATTATCAGTAATGAGCAAGATTTTTATATAGTTGATAAAATAGTCTTGCCAGGTGTTGGTAGCTTTAAGGATGCAATGATAAGATTTAGTAAGGATAATTTTTTAGAAATCTTAAAAACATCTATTGCTATTAAGCCAACTTTAGGTATTTGCCTTGGTATGCAACTTCTTTGCAAATTTGGTTTTGAACATGGAAAAACTGATGGTTTGGGTATGATAAGTGGTGAAGTTCAGCCACTTTTGATTGATGAAAAATTACCTCATATGGGATTTAATAAGATATGCGTGATAAAACCAAACAAGCTTTTAAAAGGAATAGAAAATGAAGAATTTTATTTTATGCATTCTTACGAAGTTATAAACTTAGATAATGTGATAGCTACTACGAAATATGCAGATCGCTCTTTTGTATCTGCTATTTTAAAAGATAATATTTATGGTGTGCAGTTTCATCCTGAAAAAAGCAAAGAACCAGGGATTCAGCTATTTAGAAATTTTATTAGTCTAGGAGAATAA
- the neuC gene encoding UDP-N-acetylglucosamine 2-epimerase, which translates to MKKILAFTSIRSDYDLLSPLYKLLDKDEDIDFKIIVSGAHLSPNFGYSVQEIKKDGFDILLEIETLLSSDTNLSRLKSASLLLQNSLETIAKFNPDVLIYAGDREDVLIYSMIGGYLGIPTLHFFSGDHAEDGYIDNPIRHATSKLSTAHFVTLEQHKKRLIRLGEEENRIFVIGNISLDKFEDFKPINRSEIKNYFGIKNGFDNFALMIFHPITSELALVDEYFENILLNLKDRKIDTFVSYPNIDQGNTKLLKVIDKYKNDKNFIFYKNLDRIMFMSIYKQSKFIIGNSSSGVCEAASFKIPAINVGYRQVGRYADRNVIFCTTDYNDIGRSIDTATSKEFIGSLNNLLNSYGDGKSATRAFDIIKKTDFKSTIVKSIDPLKVNL; encoded by the coding sequence ATGAAAAAAATATTAGCTTTTACATCTATTCGTTCAGATTATGATTTGTTATCACCTTTATATAAATTACTAGATAAAGATGAAGATATAGATTTTAAAATTATAGTTAGTGGTGCTCATTTATCTCCAAATTTTGGATATAGTGTGCAAGAGATAAAAAAAGATGGTTTCGATATTTTGTTAGAAATAGAGACATTGTTGAGTTCGGATACAAATTTATCTAGATTAAAAAGTGCAAGTTTGTTGTTGCAAAATAGCCTAGAAACTATTGCAAAATTTAATCCTGACGTACTCATTTATGCCGGAGATAGAGAAGATGTACTTATATACTCTATGATAGGTGGATATCTTGGTATTCCTACATTACATTTTTTTTCTGGAGATCATGCAGAAGATGGCTATATTGATAATCCTATAAGACACGCAACTTCTAAGCTTTCGACTGCTCATTTCGTCACGTTAGAACAGCATAAAAAAAGACTGATTAGGCTTGGCGAAGAGGAGAATAGGATATTTGTCATAGGAAATATATCTCTAGATAAATTTGAAGATTTTAAACCAATAAATAGGAGTGAAATTAAAAACTACTTTGGTATAAAAAATGGTTTTGATAATTTTGCTTTAATGATATTTCACCCCATTACTTCTGAACTAGCGTTAGTGGATGAGTATTTTGAGAATATTTTATTAAATTTAAAAGATAGAAAAATAGATACATTTGTAAGTTATCCAAATATTGATCAAGGAAATACTAAACTTCTTAAAGTTATTGATAAATATAAAAATGATAAAAATTTTATTTTTTATAAAAATTTAGATAGAATTATGTTTATGTCTATTTATAAACAATCTAAATTTATAATAGGAAATTCGTCTTCTGGTGTGTGTGAAGCTGCTAGTTTTAAAATACCAGCAATAAATGTAGGATATAGACAGGTCGGAAGATACGCGGATAGAAATGTTATATTTTGCACTACCGATTATAATGATATAGGTAGAAGTATAGATACTGCTACATCTAAAGAATTTATAGGTAGTTTAAATAATCTTTTAAACTCTTATGGGGATGGCAAAAGTGCCACTAGGGCTTTTGATATTATTAAAAAAACAGATTTTAAATCGACGATTGTGAAATCAATAGATCCATTAAAGGTAAATTTATAA
- a CDS encoding PIG-L deacetylase family protein, which produces MKNKILVIAVHPDDETLGCGGTLLRHKANGDEIHWLICTSIDQNHSYYTAREQEIKEVAKAYKFDSVINLGLNTMRVDEYSMSELITSISKVMNDIKPDTIYLPFKGDVHSDHRKIFEAAYSCTKSFRYPFIRRIYMMETLSETEFAPSTKEDSFIPNVFVDISEFIEKKCKIMQIFKSEVATAPFPRSIENIKALATFRGCTLGGGYIGCDKSIYAESFVLIKERQI; this is translated from the coding sequence ATGAAAAATAAAATTTTAGTCATAGCGGTTCATCCGGATGACGAAACTTTAGGTTGTGGTGGGACATTGCTAAGACACAAAGCAAATGGTGATGAGATTCACTGGCTGATTTGTACCAGCATAGATCAAAATCATAGTTATTACACTGCAAGAGAACAAGAAATAAAAGAAGTTGCTAAAGCATATAAATTTGATAGTGTTATAAATTTAGGGTTAAATACTATGCGAGTTGATGAGTATAGTATGAGTGAGTTGATAACCAGTATTTCTAAAGTGATGAATGATATCAAGCCAGATACTATTTATTTGCCATTTAAAGGCGATGTGCATAGCGATCATCGTAAGATATTTGAAGCTGCTTATAGCTGTACTAAATCATTTCGTTATCCATTTATAAGGCGAATTTATATGATGGAGACTTTGAGCGAGACAGAATTTGCTCCAAGTACAAAAGAAGATAGTTTTATACCAAATGTTTTTGTAGATATATCCGAGTTTATAGAAAAAAAATGCAAGATTATGCAAATTTTTAAAAGTGAAGTAGCTACAGCTCCATTTCCTAGAAGTATAGAAAACATAAAAGCTCTTGCGACATTTAGAGGCTGTACTTTAGGGGGGGGGTATATAGGTTGTGACAAATCTATATACGCAGAGAGCTTCGTTCTCATTAAAGAAAGGCAGATATAG